A single region of the Solwaraspora sp. WMMD406 genome encodes:
- a CDS encoding NAD(P)-dependent alcohol dehydrogenase, which produces MSADPITPIAPTTGRGAAAGTMLAAVQDRYGSADVLTVRPVPRPSIKDKDLLVRVRAASVNYADMVLMTGQPYAARLAFGLSRPKTTIRGRDVAGDVVAVGAAVSGFAPGDEVYAEIETGSFAEYAAVPAARAWHKPTTVSFTQAATVPVAGVTAWQGLRDHGRVQPGQRVLINGASGGVGTFAVQIAKALGAQVTAVCSTRNVELVRSLGADDVIDYTRADFTRTGRRWKLIFDVAGRHRLADCRRALAPRGTLMLCGGKGGPWLGPMGRIAGATLWSPFIGHRLGGYLAKPDQRSLRELTELIEAAVVVPQVERTFPLVRAAEAMRVFVDEHPRSKFVVEM; this is translated from the coding sequence ATGAGCGCCGATCCGATCACCCCGATCGCCCCGACCACCGGCCGGGGCGCCGCTGCCGGCACCATGCTCGCGGCGGTCCAGGACCGCTACGGCTCCGCCGACGTGCTGACCGTCCGGCCGGTGCCGCGTCCATCCATCAAGGACAAAGACCTGCTGGTACGGGTACGAGCCGCCTCGGTCAACTATGCCGACATGGTGCTGATGACCGGTCAGCCGTACGCCGCCCGACTCGCCTTCGGCCTGTCCCGCCCCAAGACCACGATCCGGGGCCGGGACGTCGCCGGCGACGTCGTCGCGGTCGGCGCGGCGGTGTCCGGGTTCGCCCCCGGTGACGAGGTCTACGCCGAGATCGAGACCGGCAGCTTCGCCGAGTACGCCGCCGTACCGGCCGCCCGCGCCTGGCACAAGCCGACCACCGTCAGCTTCACCCAGGCGGCGACCGTGCCGGTGGCCGGGGTCACCGCCTGGCAGGGGCTGCGCGACCACGGTCGGGTCCAGCCCGGCCAGCGGGTATTGATCAACGGCGCGTCCGGTGGGGTCGGCACCTTCGCGGTGCAGATCGCCAAGGCGCTCGGCGCGCAGGTGACGGCGGTCTGCAGTACCCGCAACGTCGAGTTAGTCCGCTCGCTCGGCGCCGACGACGTGATCGACTACACCCGCGCCGACTTCACCCGTACCGGCCGGCGGTGGAAACTGATCTTCGACGTGGCGGGCCGGCACCGGCTGGCCGACTGTCGGCGAGCGCTCGCCCCGCGCGGCACGCTGATGCTGTGCGGCGGCAAGGGCGGGCCGTGGCTCGGCCCGATGGGCCGGATCGCCGGGGCGACGCTCTGGTCGCCGTTCATCGGTCACCGGCTGGGTGGGTACCTGGCGAAGCCAGACCAGCGGTCGCTGCGTGAACTGACCGAGTTGATCGAGGCCGCCGTGGTCGTGCCGCAGGTCGAGCGGACCTTTCCGCTGGTCCGGGCGGCGGAGGCGATGCGGGTCTTCGTCGACGAGCATCCCCGGTCGAAGTTCGTCGTCGAGATGTGA
- the rfaE2 gene encoding D-glycero-beta-D-manno-heptose 1-phosphate adenylyltransferase, giving the protein MRQSVIDKRHVAGLINRWTGQPALVVGDAILDEWRFATSARLCREAPAPVLALDRRQLAAGGAANTAVNLAALGARPLLVAPIGTDPTGDQMARCLHRAGVQDRMVAQPGGRTPVKRRLLAAQQILVREDEGGPTGPVDPEQARRLVAAIVTATDEIEQAGGVRAPDRRPMLVICDYGLGGLPDPVRDWLIVHRDRYGTVALDAHDLRRWIGLRPTLITPSIAEALDAVGELDPGPVRTDPGQGDPSDEEQSGAADSGGARTASARRIMPLLRAAIDARLVAVTLDVDGSLLGDDSGTIHHSRTEPVPASHAVGAGDAYLAALTLAVVAGGDLAVAADTAQLAAALTVTGTGTCVCHRETLLSALPDPSDGIGQTGGIDQTGGIDQTGGIDQTGGIDQTDLVEQVRRRRAAGARVVFTNGCFDVLHRGHVGYLAEAAALGDLLIVAVNSDDSVRRLKGPDRPVNPVEDRVAVLAALSCVDHVVVFEENSPARLIERIRPDVYVKGGDYPPDMVPEAPLVRRLGGEVRTLGYVADRSTSAIIDRIRSELAGPIAEPAEVAHPAEVAQPAGVAQPVRTTPRYARRSI; this is encoded by the coding sequence ATGCGGCAGTCGGTCATCGACAAACGGCACGTCGCCGGACTCATCAACCGGTGGACGGGACAACCCGCCCTCGTCGTCGGCGACGCCATACTCGACGAGTGGCGGTTCGCCACCTCGGCCCGGCTCTGCCGAGAGGCACCCGCCCCGGTGCTGGCCCTCGACCGGCGGCAACTCGCCGCCGGAGGCGCCGCCAACACCGCCGTCAACCTGGCCGCGCTGGGGGCCCGCCCGCTGCTGGTCGCGCCGATCGGCACCGATCCGACCGGCGACCAGATGGCCCGGTGCCTGCACCGCGCCGGCGTACAGGACCGGATGGTCGCCCAGCCCGGCGGCCGCACCCCGGTCAAGCGCCGTCTACTGGCGGCCCAGCAGATCCTGGTACGCGAAGACGAAGGCGGACCGACCGGGCCGGTCGACCCGGAACAGGCGCGGCGGCTCGTGGCCGCGATCGTCACCGCCACCGACGAGATCGAACAGGCCGGCGGTGTTCGAGCACCGGATCGCCGTCCGATGCTGGTCATCTGCGACTACGGCCTGGGCGGGCTGCCGGACCCGGTCCGCGACTGGTTGATCGTGCATCGCGACCGCTACGGCACGGTCGCGCTGGACGCTCATGACCTGCGCAGATGGATCGGACTCCGGCCCACGCTGATCACACCGAGCATCGCCGAGGCGCTCGACGCCGTCGGTGAGCTCGATCCTGGTCCGGTCCGTACTGATCCAGGCCAGGGTGATCCGAGCGACGAAGAACAGTCCGGCGCGGCGGACAGCGGCGGAGCGCGGACCGCCAGCGCCCGGCGGATCATGCCCCTACTCCGTGCCGCCATCGATGCCCGGCTCGTGGCGGTGACCCTCGACGTGGACGGCAGCCTGCTCGGCGACGACAGCGGAACCATCCACCACAGCCGTACCGAGCCGGTCCCGGCCAGCCACGCGGTCGGTGCCGGCGACGCCTACCTGGCCGCGCTCACCCTGGCCGTGGTCGCCGGCGGCGACCTCGCGGTCGCCGCCGACACCGCGCAACTCGCCGCCGCGCTGACCGTCACCGGCACCGGCACCTGCGTGTGCCACCGGGAAACGCTGCTCAGCGCGCTCCCCGACCCGTCCGACGGTATCGGCCAGACCGGCGGTATCGACCAGACCGGCGGCATCGACCAGACCGGCGGCATCGACCAGACCGGCGGCATCGACCAGACCGACCTGGTCGAGCAGGTCCGTCGGCGGCGGGCCGCCGGAGCCCGGGTCGTGTTCACCAACGGCTGCTTCGACGTGCTGCACCGGGGCCACGTCGGCTATCTCGCGGAGGCCGCCGCCCTCGGCGACCTGCTGATCGTCGCGGTCAACTCCGACGACAGCGTACGGCGGCTGAAGGGCCCGGACCGGCCGGTCAACCCGGTCGAGGACCGGGTCGCCGTACTCGCCGCGCTCTCCTGCGTCGACCACGTCGTGGTCTTCGAGGAGAACTCGCCGGCGCGGCTGATCGAGCGGATCCGCCCGGACGTGTACGTCAAAGGCGGCGACTACCCGCCGGACATGGTGCCCGAGGCGCCGCTGGTACGCCGGCTCGGTGGCGAAGTCCGCACCCTCGGGTACGTGGCGGACCGGTCCACCTCGGCGATCATCGACCGGATCCGCTCCGAACTGGCCGGTCCGATTGCCGAGCCGGCGGAGGTGGCCCATCCGGCGGAGGTGGCCCAGCCGGCGGGGGTGGCCCAGCCGGTGCGAACCACCCCGCGTTACGCCCGGCGGAGCATTTGA
- a CDS encoding MDR family MFS transporter, with the protein MTVTEERAAPALSRRQIMLLMASLMTGMLLAALDQTIVGVALPTIVGELGGINHYSWVVTAYLLASTASTPLYGKTADLIGRRPVFLFAIGAFLLGSLLAGMSQNMTQLIVTRGIQGIGAGGLMTLAFTIISDVVSPRERGRYQGLFGAVFGLSSVTGPLVGGYFAETNWRWIFYINVPLAIVAMVICWYVMRLIPFQRREHAIDWLGAALLVSGVSAILLALSWGGVEYAWSSPVIIGLFAGGAVLAALFLWQESRVAEPILPLTLFRLPTFALANAAGFVLGLVMFGSIIFIPLYLQIVKGASPTSSGLLMLPMMVGIIVTSVVAGRAMTRYGRYKWFPVAGAVSLVVGSLLFTQLEVRSSLWMAFVCMLVIGVGLGLSMQSLVLAVQNAVSMRDLGAGTSAVTFFRSLGGSFGVAILGAVLNSRLTGELAERMPSAISELPPDQAAQVASAGGAEISINEPSAILALPEPVRAAIQYAFVDSLHTVFLVSGIVAIVAVVITLVLPDDELRGNFEPADGGPKLSEESKDQAAAQMEARSQTMI; encoded by the coding sequence ATGACGGTGACCGAGGAACGGGCCGCGCCGGCACTGAGCCGACGGCAGATCATGCTGCTGATGGCGAGCCTGATGACCGGCATGCTGCTCGCCGCGCTCGACCAGACGATCGTCGGGGTGGCGCTGCCCACGATCGTCGGCGAACTCGGCGGGATCAACCACTACTCCTGGGTGGTCACCGCGTACCTGCTGGCGTCCACCGCCTCCACCCCGCTGTACGGCAAGACCGCCGACCTGATCGGCCGCCGACCGGTGTTCCTCTTCGCCATCGGGGCGTTTCTGCTCGGCTCGCTGCTCGCCGGCATGTCGCAGAACATGACCCAGCTGATCGTCACCCGAGGTATCCAGGGCATCGGCGCCGGTGGCCTGATGACGCTGGCGTTCACCATCATCTCGGACGTCGTGTCGCCTCGCGAACGAGGCCGCTACCAGGGACTGTTCGGCGCGGTCTTCGGCTTGTCGTCGGTAACCGGGCCACTTGTCGGCGGCTACTTCGCCGAAACCAACTGGCGCTGGATCTTCTACATCAACGTCCCGCTGGCGATCGTCGCGATGGTCATCTGCTGGTACGTGATGCGGCTGATCCCGTTCCAGCGGCGCGAGCACGCCATCGACTGGCTGGGCGCGGCCCTGCTGGTGTCCGGGGTCAGCGCCATCCTGCTGGCGCTGAGCTGGGGCGGCGTCGAATACGCCTGGAGCTCGCCGGTGATCATCGGCCTCTTCGCCGGTGGTGCCGTGTTGGCCGCGCTCTTCCTGTGGCAGGAGTCGCGGGTCGCCGAGCCGATCCTGCCGTTGACGCTGTTCCGGCTGCCGACCTTCGCGCTGGCCAACGCCGCCGGGTTCGTGCTCGGCCTGGTCATGTTCGGCTCGATCATTTTTATCCCGCTCTATCTGCAGATCGTCAAGGGTGCCTCGCCGACCAGCAGTGGTCTGCTGATGTTGCCGATGATGGTCGGCATCATCGTCACCTCGGTGGTCGCCGGCCGGGCGATGACCCGCTACGGCCGCTACAAGTGGTTCCCGGTCGCCGGGGCGGTGTCCCTGGTCGTTGGCAGTCTTCTGTTCACCCAGCTGGAGGTGCGCAGTTCGCTGTGGATGGCCTTCGTCTGCATGCTGGTGATCGGCGTCGGACTCGGTCTGTCGATGCAGTCGCTGGTGCTGGCCGTACAGAACGCGGTCTCCATGCGGGACCTCGGAGCGGGCACCTCGGCGGTGACCTTCTTCCGTTCGCTCGGTGGGTCGTTCGGGGTGGCGATCCTCGGTGCCGTGCTCAACTCCCGGCTGACCGGCGAGCTGGCCGAGCGGATGCCGTCGGCGATCAGTGAACTGCCGCCGGATCAGGCCGCGCAGGTGGCGTCGGCCGGCGGGGCCGAGATCTCGATCAACGAGCCGTCGGCCATCCTCGCCCTGCCGGAGCCGGTCCGGGCGGCGATCCAGTACGCCTTCGTCGACTCGCTGCACACCGTCTTCCTGGTGTCCGGGATCGTCGCGATCGTCGCGGTCGTGATCACCCTGGTGCTTCCGGACGACGAACTGCGCGGCAATTTCGAACCGGCCGACGGCGGCCCGAAGTTGTCCGAGGAGTCCAAGGACCAGGCCGCCGCGCAGATGGAAGCCCGCTCACAGACGATGATCTGA
- a CDS encoding ABC transporter substrate-binding protein, translating into MKTVTVSACLSLVLAATLAGCASDSPGDGDTSNDAASPGTGTQITNCGATLTITEPPQRALAMEQNATEILLSLGLADRMIGTSYQTDPVLPELADDYADVPVLADLYPNREAVLDAAPDFVYSTFTSAYGPDAAGARADLAALDIPAYLSRFACEDPATGEAEVDFDGIFAEITEIATIFGVAERGEQLVAEQRARLDAATSSAAGQSSADTDLLWYYSGTATPYVAGSGGLPAAISARLGVTNAYGDADQTWPAGSWEDIAARNPDVIVLADLTRGGDGDSAQSKIDFLRGNPTTAQLDAVKAGRFITVSGSSMDPSVRSVTAVEAVAAGLKELTD; encoded by the coding sequence ATGAAAACCGTTACCGTTTCGGCTTGCCTCTCCCTGGTGCTGGCGGCCACCCTGGCCGGCTGTGCCAGCGACAGCCCCGGTGACGGGGACACCAGCAACGACGCGGCGTCACCCGGCACCGGCACCCAGATCACGAACTGCGGTGCCACCCTGACCATCACCGAGCCCCCGCAGCGCGCGCTCGCCATGGAACAGAACGCCACCGAGATCCTGCTCAGCCTCGGTCTGGCCGACCGCATGATCGGCACCAGCTATCAGACCGACCCGGTGCTGCCGGAACTCGCCGACGACTACGCTGACGTGCCGGTGCTCGCAGACCTCTACCCCAACCGTGAAGCGGTCCTCGACGCCGCACCCGACTTCGTCTACTCCACCTTCACCTCCGCGTACGGCCCGGACGCCGCCGGCGCGCGCGCCGACCTCGCCGCCCTCGACATCCCGGCCTACCTGTCCCGGTTCGCCTGCGAAGACCCGGCGACCGGCGAAGCGGAAGTCGACTTCGACGGCATCTTCGCCGAGATCACCGAAATCGCCACCATCTTCGGCGTCGCCGAACGAGGCGAGCAGCTCGTCGCCGAGCAGCGGGCCCGCCTCGACGCGGCCACCTCCTCGGCCGCCGGCCAGTCGTCGGCCGACACCGACCTGCTCTGGTACTACTCCGGCACCGCCACCCCGTACGTCGCCGGCTCCGGCGGCCTGCCCGCCGCGATCAGCGCCCGACTCGGCGTGACCAACGCCTACGGCGACGCCGACCAGACCTGGCCGGCCGGGAGCTGGGAAGATATCGCCGCCCGCAACCCCGACGTGATCGTCCTGGCCGACCTGACCAGGGGCGGTGACGGTGACAGCGCCCAATCGAAGATCGACTTCCTGCGCGGAAACCCGACCACGGCGCAACTCGACGCGGTCAAGGCGGGCCGGTTCATCACCGTCTCCGGATCGTCGATGGACCCGTCCGTTCGTAGCGTGACCGCCGTCGAGGCGGTCGCCGCCGGCCTGAAGGAGCTGACCGACTGA
- a CDS encoding glycosyltransferase family A protein → MSRPLSPGDPDEFRQHRLLDVLIPTRNRPAELATTLSGLAAQPGPAGFGVVVSDQSDAGPAWAEPAAATMVRALRHHGHPVLLTRRLPRRGLAEHRSYLLSLSTARLVLLLDDDVWLEPGTIQRLVTALDELRCGFVGNAVHGLSYLDDVRPDDQAAYVEWTGRPVPEEIRPGTTQWQRARVHSAANLLHVTDRLGLAAGEWRAYRISWIGGCVLFDRAKLSAAGGFDFWPRMPPDHQGEDVAAQLAVIRRYGGAGIVPSGAYHLESPTTVTHRRVECWQLLLDEQDAAAATDAGADEEATDAGATGCAADDSHLDWRLPLRLPQKEMRP, encoded by the coding sequence ATGAGCCGACCCTTGTCGCCGGGTGACCCGGACGAGTTCCGCCAACACCGTCTGCTCGACGTCCTCATCCCCACCCGCAACCGCCCGGCCGAGCTGGCCACCACCCTGTCCGGGCTGGCCGCGCAGCCGGGACCCGCCGGGTTCGGCGTCGTCGTCAGCGACCAGTCCGACGCCGGACCGGCCTGGGCCGAACCGGCCGCCGCCACCATGGTCCGGGCGCTGCGCCACCATGGTCACCCGGTGCTGCTCACCCGACGGCTGCCCCGGCGCGGTCTGGCCGAACACCGGTCGTACCTGCTCAGCCTCTCCACCGCGCGGCTGGTGCTGCTGCTCGACGACGACGTCTGGCTGGAGCCGGGAACGATCCAGCGGCTGGTTACCGCCCTCGACGAGTTGCGCTGCGGGTTCGTCGGCAACGCCGTACACGGGTTGTCCTATCTAGACGACGTACGGCCGGACGACCAGGCCGCCTACGTCGAGTGGACCGGCCGACCGGTACCGGAGGAGATCCGGCCGGGCACCACACAGTGGCAGCGGGCCCGAGTCCATTCCGCCGCCAACCTGCTGCACGTCACCGACCGACTCGGCCTCGCGGCCGGCGAATGGCGGGCGTACCGCATCTCCTGGATCGGTGGCTGCGTGCTGTTCGACCGGGCCAAGCTGAGCGCCGCCGGCGGATTCGACTTCTGGCCGCGGATGCCGCCGGACCATCAGGGCGAGGATGTCGCCGCCCAGCTGGCGGTGATCCGCCGCTACGGCGGCGCCGGCATCGTGCCCAGCGGCGCCTACCACCTGGAGTCACCGACCACCGTCACCCACCGGCGGGTCGAATGCTGGCAGCTGCTCCTCGACGAGCAGGACGCCGCAGCAGCGACCGACGCCGGAGCGGACGAAGAAGCGACCGACGCCGGAGCGACCGGTTGCGCAGCGGACGACAGCCACCTTGACTGGCGGCTACCACTGCGGCTGCCGCAGAAGGAGATGAGACCGTGA
- a CDS encoding SDR family NAD(P)-dependent oxidoreductase: MSVVLVTGANKGLGFETARQLLALGHTVYLGARDIERGERAAATLGARFVRLDVTDDASVREALTVVASAEGCLDILVNNAGVLGLDAADGPAALRVFDTNVVGIYRVTEAALPLLRKSANATVVTVSSSMGSFWAVTNPQRPEFGIPAALYAASKAAATMLTVQYAKSEPGIRFNAVEPGFTATDMTAAMAGGRPAAESARIIVRWATLDADGPTGTFHDESGPLSW, translated from the coding sequence ATGTCAGTCGTACTGGTCACCGGTGCCAACAAGGGTCTGGGCTTCGAGACCGCCCGGCAGCTTCTCGCGTTGGGCCACACCGTCTACCTGGGTGCCCGCGACATCGAGCGCGGCGAGCGGGCCGCCGCGACGCTGGGCGCGCGGTTCGTGCGACTCGACGTCACCGACGACGCATCGGTACGCGAAGCCCTGACGGTGGTCGCCTCGGCCGAGGGCTGCCTCGACATCCTGGTGAACAACGCGGGCGTCCTCGGACTCGACGCCGCCGACGGGCCGGCGGCCCTGCGGGTGTTCGACACCAACGTGGTCGGAATCTACCGTGTCACCGAGGCGGCGTTGCCGCTGCTGCGCAAGTCCGCGAACGCCACGGTGGTCACGGTGTCGAGCAGCATGGGTTCCTTCTGGGCGGTGACCAATCCGCAGCGCCCGGAGTTCGGTATACCGGCGGCGCTGTACGCGGCGTCCAAGGCGGCGGCCACCATGCTCACCGTCCAGTACGCCAAGTCCGAGCCGGGCATCAGATTCAACGCGGTGGAACCCGGCTTCACCGCCACCGACATGACGGCCGCCATGGCCGGTGGACGGCCAGCGGCGGAGAGCGCCCGGATCATCGTTCGCTGGGCCACCCTCGACGCCGACGGTCCCACCGGGACCTTCCACGACGAGTCCGGTCCGTTGAGCTGGTAA
- a CDS encoding NUDIX domain-containing protein: MASISWADSYLGQLRSLAGSRTLMFVGARCVLRDATDQVLLIQRSDNGHWALPAGAMELGESIADCAAREVFEETGLRAAGVTPFALHTNPDYTFTNMYADTYQLFVTCFLVDGFSGDLLRVTDETTDAGFFPPQALPRPLAPTVSETLADLAAFEHSGQLVLK; encoded by the coding sequence ATGGCCAGCATCTCGTGGGCGGATTCCTACCTCGGTCAGCTGCGGTCCCTTGCCGGCAGCCGGACCTTGATGTTCGTCGGTGCCCGCTGCGTGCTGCGCGACGCGACCGACCAGGTGCTGCTGATCCAGCGCTCCGACAACGGGCACTGGGCGCTGCCGGCCGGCGCGATGGAACTCGGCGAGTCGATCGCCGACTGCGCCGCCCGCGAGGTCTTCGAGGAAACCGGGCTACGGGCGGCCGGCGTCACGCCGTTCGCCCTGCACACCAACCCGGACTACACCTTCACCAACATGTACGCCGACACCTACCAGCTGTTCGTCACCTGCTTCCTGGTCGACGGCTTCAGCGGCGACCTGCTGCGGGTGACCGACGAGACCACCGACGCCGGTTTCTTCCCGCCGCAGGCGTTGCCCCGGCCGTTGGCGCCGACGGTGTCGGAGACGCTCGCCGACCTTGCCGCCTTCGAACACTCCGGCCAACTCGTGCTCAAGTAG
- a CDS encoding MarR family winged helix-turn-helix transcriptional regulator, which translates to MTVQPAREPDADDAELIAVGKQFGTFYRSLHLFYQRIRFDPPLERAAYTLLVRIAGDRPARLSVLAEDLALDISTVSRQVAALEAAGLATRTPDPTDRRASVIAPTELGQQVFARNRAIWLAEIRVLMAGWTAAERAELTRLLTQLNDSITTRYGGTDPADRCLRVEGETRQ; encoded by the coding sequence GTGACGGTGCAGCCAGCCCGGGAGCCGGACGCCGACGACGCCGAACTGATCGCGGTCGGCAAACAGTTCGGCACGTTCTACCGCTCGCTGCACCTGTTCTACCAGCGGATCCGCTTCGATCCTCCGCTGGAGCGGGCGGCGTACACCCTGCTCGTGCGGATCGCCGGCGACCGACCCGCCCGACTCAGCGTGCTCGCCGAGGACCTCGCGCTCGACATCTCCACGGTCAGCCGCCAAGTGGCCGCCCTGGAAGCCGCCGGCCTCGCCACCCGGACCCCGGATCCGACCGACCGGCGGGCCAGCGTCATCGCGCCCACCGAACTCGGTCAGCAGGTGTTCGCCCGCAACCGGGCCATCTGGTTGGCCGAGATCCGGGTGCTGATGGCCGGCTGGACGGCCGCCGAGCGGGCCGAACTCACTCGGCTCCTGACCCAGCTCAACGACTCGATCACCACCCGGTACGGGGGGACGGACCCAGCGGACCGCTGTCTGCGGGTGGAAGGGGAGACACGACAATGA
- a CDS encoding TetR/AcrR family transcriptional regulator has product MGTGTHPAGRPRAFDEEAVLDRATEVFWRYGYEGASLSTLTTAMGINRPSLYAAFGSKEQLFQRALARYQDTQLAAVHTALDQPTAYAAIEAFLRASADGLTADSHPAGCFSIQGGLSCSPENTRISEMLAAGRAATEAAVAERLSRAAEHGDLPEDVDARALARFVMALSEGHAVQAAAGASREQLQASVDIALRAVAGPPR; this is encoded by the coding sequence ATGGGCACTGGGACGCACCCCGCCGGCCGACCGCGCGCCTTCGACGAGGAGGCCGTCCTCGACCGGGCCACGGAGGTCTTCTGGCGGTACGGCTACGAAGGCGCCTCGTTGAGCACGCTCACCACCGCGATGGGCATCAACCGACCCAGCCTGTACGCCGCGTTCGGCAGCAAGGAGCAGTTGTTCCAGCGCGCCCTCGCCCGCTACCAGGACACCCAGCTGGCCGCCGTGCACACCGCGCTCGACCAGCCCACCGCCTACGCCGCGATAGAGGCGTTCCTGCGCGCCAGCGCCGACGGCCTCACCGCCGACAGCCACCCCGCCGGCTGCTTCTCCATCCAGGGCGGCCTGAGCTGCTCGCCGGAGAACACCCGGATCTCCGAGATGCTGGCCGCCGGCCGGGCCGCCACCGAAGCCGCCGTCGCCGAACGGCTGTCCCGCGCGGCCGAGCACGGCGACCTGCCCGAGGACGTGGACGCCCGGGCCCTGGCCCGGTTCGTGATGGCGCTCAGCGAGGGCCACGCCGTCCAAGCGGCGGCCGGTGCCAGCCGCGAGCAACTGCAGGCCTCCGTCGACATCGCGCTGCGCGCCGTCGCCGGGCCACCACGCTGA
- a CDS encoding glutaminyl-peptide cyclotransferase has protein sequence MRWSRVAWLLTAVAVVASGCGSTPEPPAEPAAAPAAEPARSTGSAPSVGPERADVGSAQRLRVEVLDRYPHDTGAFTQGLEIDDDVVYEGTGQYGESELRIVDLDTGAVRQRVSLPDTVFGEGITVLDDRVWQISWRDGIAYERDPETLAERRQVRYEGEGWGICHDDAADRLIMSDGTDQLTFRDPETFVATGTVSVTLDGGPLRDINELECVGGAVWANVWRTDRIVRIDPSSGQVAAQVDAAGLLTGAERAGTDVLNGIAAVSGTDEFLLTGKYWPTLFRVRFVPAS, from the coding sequence GTGCGGTGGAGTCGGGTGGCCTGGCTGCTGACGGCTGTCGCCGTGGTGGCCAGCGGTTGCGGGTCGACGCCGGAGCCGCCGGCTGAGCCGGCTGCCGCGCCGGCTGCCGAGCCGGCGCGGTCGACCGGGTCGGCGCCGTCGGTGGGTCCCGAGCGGGCTGACGTCGGCTCGGCCCAGCGGCTGCGGGTCGAGGTGCTGGACCGCTATCCGCACGACACCGGTGCCTTCACCCAGGGGCTGGAGATCGACGACGACGTGGTCTACGAGGGCACCGGCCAGTACGGCGAGTCCGAGCTGCGGATCGTGGACCTCGACACCGGGGCGGTACGCCAGCGGGTGAGCCTGCCGGACACCGTGTTCGGTGAGGGCATCACCGTGCTCGACGACCGGGTCTGGCAGATCAGCTGGCGGGACGGGATCGCCTACGAGCGGGATCCGGAGACCCTCGCTGAGCGTCGTCAGGTGCGCTACGAGGGTGAGGGATGGGGCATCTGCCACGACGACGCCGCCGACCGGCTGATCATGAGTGACGGCACCGACCAGCTCACCTTCCGGGATCCGGAGACGTTCGTGGCCACCGGTACGGTGTCGGTGACCCTCGATGGCGGGCCGCTACGTGACATCAACGAGTTGGAATGTGTCGGCGGCGCGGTCTGGGCCAACGTCTGGCGTACGGACCGGATCGTCCGGATCGATCCGTCGTCCGGGCAGGTGGCCGCGCAGGTCGACGCCGCTGGTCTGCTGACCGGTGCCGAGCGGGCCGGTACGGATGTGCTGAACGGGATCGCGGCGGTGTCCGGCACCGACGAGTTCCTGCTCACCGGCAAGTACTGGCCGACGCTGTTCCGGGTCCGTTTCGTCCCCGCTTCCTGA
- a CDS encoding winged helix-turn-helix domain-containing protein — protein MDPAAPSGDELVDKLAALANPLRLRIVARLAAGRDYVSHLSREIGISRPLLHMHLQRLEAAGLITGSLELSADGKAMKYYEVVDFDLQLNPAAIAQATATLTEPDPANPGPARKEKS, from the coding sequence ATGGACCCGGCTGCGCCCTCCGGTGACGAGCTGGTCGACAAGCTGGCGGCGCTGGCCAACCCGTTGCGACTGCGGATCGTCGCCAGGCTCGCCGCCGGCCGGGACTACGTCAGTCACCTGTCCCGCGAGATCGGCATCAGCCGCCCACTGCTGCACATGCACCTGCAGCGACTGGAGGCCGCCGGCCTGATCACCGGCAGCCTGGAGCTGTCCGCCGACGGCAAGGCCATGAAGTACTACGAGGTCGTCGACTTCGACCTCCAGTTGAACCCGGCCGCGATCGCGCAGGCGACGGCCACCCTCACCGAACCGGATCCGGCCAACCCGGGTCCCGCCCGCAAGGAGAAGTCCTGA